CGATCGAGGTTTTGATAAAACGACCATCCATACTGCTCACACATTTGATCAAATCAATATTAGATTCAATCTTATCCGTATGGATTTTCTCTTTGACAATCAATTCTCTGTAAAAAATAATCCTATCCGGATCGATTATTCCAAGCAGACCATAAGAAGGAGTTAAAAAAGCATCTGTTTTACTGGAATCGGTTTTAACAACATCTCTGGCTGCATCGATCTCATCATTCAGGACAACTAGAACACCCTTTCCTTTTGCCTGATGATCACAGGCTACACGAACTGCTCCTACAATATTTCGAGGTCCATCA
This portion of the Candidatus Cloacimonadota bacterium genome encodes:
- a CDS encoding asparaginase, with amino-acid sequence DGPRNIVGAVRVACDHQAKGKGVLVVLNDEIDAARDVVKTDSSKTDAFLTPSYGLLGIIDPDRIIFYRELIVKEKIHTDKIESNIDLIKCVSSMDGRFIKTSIENDAKAIVLEAFGRGNVPRFIVPEIREAIIKNIIVVVVSRTYTGRVLPEYGYEGGGAYLKKIGVIFGEDIKGPKMRIKLMVLFGKYKDPELVRKYLLEN